A DNA window from Fodinibius sp. Rm-B-1B1-1 contains the following coding sequences:
- a CDS encoding thiamine phosphate synthase: protein MKDENLNGIYLVVDPAMDHDQLLDKVEQALEGGVEILQIWNNWSDGMRQPDREQLVTYIISIADKYDVPVLVNESWKLLKNTKAHGVHFDSIPDDIDTIRQQIGSDFITGITCSNDLDVVRWAEENNVDYISFCAMFPSPSVGSCEIVQPETVRKARELTDIPLFLSGGITPESIGKLDGLEFNGVAVISGILKDDKPQERVLSYKQILNNR, encoded by the coding sequence ATGAAAGACGAAAACTTGAACGGTATTTATTTGGTGGTAGATCCGGCCATGGACCATGACCAATTGCTGGATAAAGTAGAACAGGCGCTGGAAGGCGGCGTAGAAATTCTGCAGATCTGGAACAACTGGTCGGATGGTATGCGTCAGCCCGACCGTGAACAGTTAGTCACCTATATTATTTCAATAGCGGATAAATATGATGTTCCGGTATTGGTTAATGAGAGTTGGAAACTGCTTAAAAATACCAAGGCACACGGCGTGCATTTTGATTCCATTCCAGATGATATTGATACGATCCGTCAGCAAATTGGGAGCGATTTTATTACGGGCATTACCTGTAGTAATGATTTGGATGTAGTACGATGGGCCGAAGAAAACAATGTTGATTACATCTCGTTCTGTGCCATGTTTCCGTCGCCTTCGGTTGGCAGTTGTGAGATCGTACAACCCGAAACGGTGCGAAAAGCACGTGAGCTGACAGATATACCACTATTTTTATCGGGTGGGATAACCCCAGAAAGTATTGGCAAACTTGATGGGTTAGAGTTTAATGGTGTGGCAGTAATATCAGGAATTTTAAAGGATGATAAGCCCCAGGAGCGGGTTTTAAGTTATAAACAAATACTTAATAATCGGTAA
- a CDS encoding Trm112 family protein — translation MTKELLEKLCCPIDKHDLDANIINEREDGEILEGLLSCPECNRYFPVIYGIPILIPDEYRDESMEKPLLKKWGYELAEGEDSALPLLAESER, via the coding sequence ATGACAAAAGAACTGTTAGAAAAACTGTGCTGCCCGATCGATAAGCACGATTTAGATGCAAATATTATTAATGAAAGGGAGGACGGTGAAATCCTGGAGGGACTCCTGAGCTGTCCTGAATGCAACCGCTATTTCCCGGTGATCTATGGTATTCCTATTCTTATTCCCGATGAATATCGCGATGAATCCATGGAAAAACCGCTGCTTAAAAAGTGGGGCTATGAGCTTGCTGAAGGGGAAGATTCAGCGTTGCCACTGTTGGCAGAAAGTGAGAGGTAA
- the ettA gene encoding energy-dependent translational throttle protein EttA — protein MSDQKVIFSMEGVSKVYKPNNYVLKDIYLSFFHGAKIGVLGNNGSGKSTLLNIIAGNDDEYQGKISRNKGITFGMLPQEPKLNPDKTVKEIVEEGVQEQIDLLNEYEEINAAFGEADADFEKLIEKQEKLQEKIEHLGAWDLDSKLDQAMDALRTPPGDTSVEVLSGGEARRVALCRLLLQKPDVLLLDEPTNHLDAESVAWLEQHLDRYEGTVIAVTHDRYFLDNVAGWILELDRGEGIPFEGNYSSWLDQKKKRLEQEEKQESKRQKTLQKELEWIQQNPKGRRSKSKARINKYNELLSEERKKQREEMEIFIPEGPRLGDKVIEANDVSKGYEDRLLIEEMNFSLPPGGIVGVIGPNGAGKSTLFKMITGEEEPDSGTIETGESVELGYVNQKRPLDPEKTIWEEISGGKDTVKLGNREMNSRAYTARFNFSGSDQQKRCSEISGGERNRVHLAKMLKQESNVLLLDEPTNDLDVHTLRALEEALLDFAGCAVVISHDRWFLDRIATHMLAFEGNSQVYWFEGNYSEYEENREKRLGSKYHPERVQYKKLMRD, from the coding sequence GTGAGTGATCAAAAAGTCATTTTTTCAATGGAGGGCGTAAGCAAGGTTTACAAGCCCAACAACTATGTGCTAAAAGATATTTACCTCTCCTTTTTTCACGGTGCTAAAATCGGCGTGCTCGGTAACAATGGATCCGGTAAAAGTACCCTGTTAAATATTATTGCCGGTAATGATGACGAGTACCAGGGCAAAATTTCGCGCAACAAAGGCATCACTTTTGGGATGCTTCCCCAAGAGCCCAAACTCAATCCCGATAAAACCGTCAAAGAGATTGTCGAAGAAGGCGTGCAGGAGCAGATCGATCTGCTGAATGAATATGAGGAGATCAACGCTGCTTTCGGCGAAGCTGATGCCGACTTTGAGAAGCTCATCGAAAAGCAGGAAAAACTACAGGAGAAGATTGAACATCTCGGTGCCTGGGATCTGGATAGCAAACTGGATCAGGCGATGGATGCCCTGCGCACCCCTCCCGGCGATACGTCGGTGGAGGTACTTTCAGGTGGGGAGGCGCGCCGCGTAGCGCTGTGCCGACTGCTGCTCCAAAAGCCGGATGTTCTTCTGCTCGACGAACCCACTAATCACCTCGATGCTGAATCGGTGGCCTGGCTCGAACAGCACTTGGATCGCTATGAAGGTACGGTGATCGCTGTAACACACGACCGCTATTTTCTTGATAATGTGGCGGGATGGATTCTGGAGCTCGACCGTGGAGAAGGCATCCCCTTTGAGGGTAACTACAGCTCTTGGCTGGACCAAAAGAAAAAACGATTGGAACAGGAAGAAAAACAAGAGTCCAAACGGCAAAAGACCTTGCAGAAAGAGCTGGAATGGATTCAACAGAATCCCAAAGGGCGACGGTCTAAGAGTAAAGCACGCATTAATAAATACAATGAACTCCTTTCTGAAGAGCGTAAGAAACAGCGCGAGGAAATGGAGATCTTTATTCCTGAAGGCCCACGCTTGGGGGACAAAGTAATTGAAGCAAACGATGTGTCCAAGGGCTATGAGGATCGGCTGCTTATTGAGGAGATGAATTTCAGCCTGCCCCCGGGCGGCATCGTAGGCGTTATTGGTCCCAATGGAGCAGGAAAATCTACGCTCTTTAAAATGATTACCGGTGAAGAAGAGCCCGACAGTGGTACCATTGAAACTGGTGAAAGTGTTGAGCTTGGATACGTAAATCAGAAACGACCGCTGGATCCCGAAAAGACCATTTGGGAGGAAATTTCGGGCGGCAAAGACACCGTTAAGCTGGGCAACCGTGAGATGAATTCACGTGCTTATACGGCTCGGTTTAACTTCAGTGGGAGCGATCAGCAGAAGCGATGCAGCGAAATTTCGGGTGGAGAACGAAACCGCGTCCACTTGGCTAAGATGCTCAAACAAGAATCGAATGTATTGCTCTTGGATGAGCCAACCAATGACCTGGATGTCCACACATTGCGAGCACTGGAAGAAGCATTGCTCGATTTTGCAGGCTGTGCAGTGGTTATTTCGCACGACCGCTGGTTCTTGGATCGTATTGCTACACACATGCTGGCATTTGAGGGCAACAGCCAAGTGTATTGGTTTGAGGGCAACTATTCAGAATACGAAGAGAATCGAGAAAAAAGGTTGGGTTCAAAATACCATCCTGAACGCGTACAGTACAAAAAGCTGATGCGTGATTAG
- a CDS encoding DUF1456 family protein, with the protein MRNDDVIQSIRHMLDINDSEIAHILKLRGYNPKRGEVASIFKFQHLPEGEKGEDTSHVLMAHFLDGLIYYKRGRSKEHPPRPIKTPVTNNIVLKKLRVAFKLREKDMHDTLERGGFSISKHEMSALFRREGHENYRECGDQILRYFLKGLTERVRS; encoded by the coding sequence ATGCGTAACGATGATGTCATCCAAAGTATCCGCCACATGCTGGATATTAACGATAGTGAGATAGCACATATCCTGAAACTTCGCGGATACAATCCCAAACGTGGAGAAGTAGCTTCGATTTTCAAATTCCAACATCTGCCCGAAGGGGAAAAGGGGGAAGACACCAGTCATGTACTTATGGCCCACTTTTTAGATGGGCTCATCTATTACAAACGTGGCAGGAGTAAAGAGCATCCGCCGCGCCCCATTAAAACGCCGGTTACGAATAATATAGTACTCAAGAAACTGCGGGTCGCCTTTAAATTACGCGAGAAAGATATGCATGATACCCTGGAACGAGGCGGATTTTCGATCTCCAAACATGAGATGAGTGCGCTGTTCCGCCGCGAGGGACACGAAAATTACCGCGAATGCGGCGACCAGATTCTGCGCTACTTTTTAAAGGGATTGACGGAGCGAGTAAGGAGTTGA
- a CDS encoding DUF3185 family protein produces the protein MKKVIYAVLLVGGILLIYFGYDEYQSLGSEIDQAMGGSGSSQAIWMLIGGAAATIGGLVGLFRGKVE, from the coding sequence ATGAAGAAAGTTATATATGCAGTGCTACTTGTAGGTGGAATTTTATTGATTTATTTCGGATACGACGAATACCAATCACTGGGCTCAGAAATTGACCAGGCGATGGGCGGATCGGGTTCCAGTCAGGCCATTTGGATGCTCATAGGGGGTGCGGCAGCGACCATTGGGGGATTGGTGGGGCTGTTCCGGGGGAAGGTAGAATAA
- a CDS encoding Fic family protein, whose protein sequence is MPQQPLYRTNPDRNTPWNDLPPLPIDEELYKNIEIYEQLGRAKEAMGLLAGRSVAIPNQALLINSITLQEAKDSSAIENVFTTTDDLYQAFSDSRFDDNVSSPTKEVLRYREAIWEGHQYLKEHGSFDLDYFVNLYQEIKEASDGIRPPFASTYIRQAGSGPNAGERVYTPPKGKEILREKLENLTQFLNNDSIPPNEPLLKMAIAHFQFEAIHPFRDGNGRVGRILNIHYLTKAGLLELPILYLSRYVIDHKQEYYDTLAGVSQRGDWEAWILYMLQAVESTARLTYRKVNDILEAKEAILEAVEQEQNFQRPAQLIDAIFTQPFTKVSHLTDAGLYAENTARSYLNTLDEMGVLEKREIKGRHYYRNRELEQILTF, encoded by the coding sequence ATGCCTCAACAACCCCTTTATCGCACGAATCCCGACCGCAATACCCCCTGGAACGACCTGCCGCCGCTGCCCATTGATGAAGAACTGTATAAAAACATTGAAATCTATGAGCAGCTGGGCCGAGCGAAGGAGGCGATGGGACTTCTGGCGGGGCGCAGCGTGGCCATCCCCAATCAAGCGCTCTTGATCAACAGTATTACTTTGCAGGAGGCCAAGGATTCGAGCGCCATCGAAAACGTGTTTACCACTACCGATGATCTCTACCAGGCATTCAGCGACAGCCGGTTCGATGATAATGTATCATCCCCCACCAAAGAAGTGCTTCGTTATCGGGAGGCCATCTGGGAGGGGCACCAGTATCTAAAAGAGCACGGTTCCTTCGACCTGGATTATTTTGTGAACCTGTACCAGGAGATCAAAGAAGCCAGCGATGGCATTCGTCCGCCTTTTGCCTCAACCTATATTCGTCAGGCGGGCAGCGGCCCCAATGCCGGCGAACGAGTATACACGCCGCCCAAGGGTAAGGAGATACTGCGAGAGAAGCTGGAGAACCTGACGCAGTTTTTGAATAATGATTCCATCCCGCCCAACGAACCGCTGTTAAAGATGGCTATTGCCCACTTTCAGTTTGAGGCCATCCACCCCTTTCGCGATGGCAACGGTCGTGTGGGACGCATCCTGAATATTCATTACCTCACAAAGGCGGGACTTTTGGAGCTGCCCATTCTTTACCTTAGTCGTTATGTCATCGATCACAAGCAGGAGTATTACGATACGCTGGCAGGGGTATCACAGCGCGGGGATTGGGAGGCCTGGATATTGTATATGCTTCAGGCGGTGGAATCTACGGCACGGCTGACCTACCGCAAGGTCAATGATATCCTGGAGGCCAAAGAAGCTATTTTAGAGGCCGTGGAACAGGAGCAGAATTTTCAGCGTCCGGCCCAGCTTATTGACGCCATCTTCACCCAGCCATTTACGAAGGTAAGTCACCTCACCGATGCCGGGCTGTATGCAGAAAATACGGCCCGCAGCTATCTAAACACCTTGGATGAGATGGGCGTGCTGGAAAAACGGGAGATCAAGGGACGTCACTATTATCGCAATCGTGAGCTGGAGCAGATCCTTACATTTTAA
- a CDS encoding AAA family ATPase, whose translation MQRLNLHRLKVTIHTNEEKFGTDIEFGSGLNIIRAENTSGKSSCLNCILYALGFEIIIQGKKGSLNLVPALKEAIKIDDNTRRNVLESFVELEISNHQGEKITIKRFIKSENDNRLVLVDKGFRLSNNQNHLERVEFYLHDPGAATNPKGFHKFLENFFDWELPKVPRYDDRSTKLYMECLMPLHFVEQKRGWAAIQATTPTIFGIRDPKKQATEYLLGLDASKNYKLKQEITYEKNRISNKWKSTIDELKSIASYIDCMVKKIPTKPTVNIEESPILLIEQGDDWINLNQHIINTREIIEQKKEELEPKIEDADQEKEKLSKKIDELEDKLFLLEISYQKNREEYISEKKEKEKLHKRLSTIEEEIKNNQDAHKIQKYASDLNSTVAKETCPTCLQKISSSLLDPQATETRSPMSIKDNIEYLKQQRSAIKVLISQSENALQAKEVSVKNKKDKINGLRTEIRNLKSEILQDGRIPSEAELRKLIELKNDLSLYEKTRSNFLEKFKDLEKLTAQWSKILSREAELPSDLLSQTDHKKLTSLKNTTKSLLKRFGFKSTNLDEVSISLENYRPTAEGIELAFDTSASDGIRLIWSYMLAIQSISNEFAQKHLGISFFDEPRQQEVDHEDYYQFFKFCSNLEEDKNQTIITTSEDKEPVFEMTKGLDSTIINFDSQFIFQPNFEK comes from the coding sequence ATGCAACGTCTTAATCTACACAGATTAAAAGTTACTATTCACACTAATGAGGAGAAGTTTGGCACTGATATTGAGTTCGGTTCAGGTTTAAACATTATTAGAGCTGAAAATACCTCTGGAAAAAGCTCATGCCTAAATTGCATATTGTATGCACTTGGTTTTGAAATTATTATCCAAGGTAAAAAAGGGAGTTTAAACTTAGTTCCTGCCTTAAAAGAAGCTATTAAAATAGATGACAATACCCGCAGAAATGTTTTAGAATCTTTTGTTGAATTAGAAATCAGCAACCATCAAGGAGAAAAAATCACAATAAAAAGATTTATAAAAAGTGAAAATGATAATCGTCTAGTACTAGTTGACAAAGGTTTCAGATTATCGAATAATCAAAATCATTTAGAAAGAGTAGAATTCTATTTACATGATCCTGGAGCTGCTACTAATCCTAAAGGGTTTCACAAATTTCTAGAAAACTTTTTCGACTGGGAGCTACCCAAAGTTCCCCGATACGATGATAGGAGCACAAAACTTTATATGGAGTGCTTGATGCCCTTGCACTTCGTAGAACAAAAAAGAGGTTGGGCTGCTATCCAAGCTACTACCCCCACAATTTTTGGAATACGCGATCCTAAGAAACAAGCTACTGAATATTTACTCGGTTTAGATGCCTCAAAAAACTATAAGCTAAAACAGGAAATAACCTACGAGAAAAATCGCATCTCAAATAAATGGAAGAGTACAATTGACGAGTTAAAATCCATTGCCTCATATATTGATTGTATGGTAAAGAAAATCCCTACCAAACCAACGGTTAATATTGAAGAATCGCCTATTTTGCTAATTGAACAAGGTGATGATTGGATTAATTTAAATCAACACATCATTAATACTAGAGAAATAATTGAACAGAAAAAAGAAGAGTTAGAGCCAAAGATTGAAGATGCCGATCAGGAAAAAGAAAAACTCTCCAAAAAGATTGATGAACTTGAGGACAAACTTTTCCTTCTTGAAATTTCATATCAGAAAAATCGAGAAGAATATATTTCAGAGAAAAAGGAGAAAGAAAAACTACATAAGCGTTTGAGTACAATTGAAGAAGAAATTAAAAACAATCAAGATGCCCACAAGATCCAAAAATATGCATCTGATTTAAATAGTACAGTAGCGAAAGAGACTTGCCCGACCTGCCTTCAAAAAATTTCTTCCAGCTTGTTAGATCCACAAGCTACTGAGACAAGAAGTCCTATGTCGATCAAGGACAACATCGAATATTTAAAACAACAAAGATCAGCTATAAAGGTACTGATTTCCCAATCTGAAAATGCACTTCAAGCCAAAGAAGTCTCTGTTAAAAACAAAAAAGACAAAATAAATGGTTTGCGAACTGAAATTAGGAATTTAAAAAGTGAAATATTACAGGATGGTAGAATTCCTAGTGAAGCTGAACTTCGAAAACTAATTGAACTAAAAAATGATTTAAGCCTGTATGAAAAAACTAGATCAAACTTTTTAGAAAAATTTAAAGATCTTGAAAAACTTACTGCTCAATGGTCAAAGATATTATCTAGAGAGGCTGAACTCCCTTCTGACCTTTTGTCTCAAACTGATCATAAAAAGTTGACCTCTTTGAAAAATACTACTAAGTCTCTATTAAAAAGGTTTGGTTTTAAAAGTACTAATCTAGACGAAGTAAGCATCTCTTTAGAAAACTACCGCCCAACAGCAGAAGGTATTGAATTAGCATTTGATACCTCAGCCAGTGATGGAATTAGGTTAATCTGGTCTTATATGCTTGCAATCCAAAGTATCTCGAATGAGTTTGCTCAAAAACACTTAGGAATTTCATTTTTTGATGAACCCCGACAACAGGAAGTTGACCATGAAGACTATTATCAATTTTTTAAGTTTTGTTCAAATTTAGAAGAGGATAAAAACCAAACAATTATTACAACAAGTGAGGACAAAGAGCCTGTATTTGAAATGACAAAAGGCTTAGATTCTACAATAATTAACTTTGACTCTCAATTTATTTTCCAACCAAATTTTGAGAAATAA
- a CDS encoding HNH endonuclease — MDLDKQVRLAAFNWLTDQVEKHGDVLNRDKLAKGFQFKDTRIPLVSPQGIFKPKQLDLPLTITTSPKGPYKDSFDEDDFLLYKYRGTDPMHRDNVGLRKCMQEEIPLIYFHGVVPSKYLAVWPVYIIGDNPDALTFKVAADDQYEIEYEENELNEENKYRRAYITSTVKRRLHQRGFRERVMAAYQSQCAFCQLKHEELLDAAHIIGDKEEEGIPSVNNGLALCKIHHAAFDQHIIGISPDYQIKVKEDVLRENDGPMLKHGIQELQDQKLILPKSKKAWPKQEFLDVRYQEFKQI, encoded by the coding sequence ATGGATCTGGACAAGCAAGTACGGTTGGCGGCTTTTAACTGGCTAACAGACCAAGTGGAAAAGCACGGGGACGTATTAAATCGGGATAAATTAGCTAAGGGGTTCCAATTCAAAGACACAAGAATACCATTAGTTTCACCACAGGGAATTTTTAAACCCAAGCAGCTGGATCTACCGCTCACCATAACCACCTCTCCCAAAGGCCCTTATAAAGACAGTTTTGACGAAGATGACTTCCTGCTTTATAAATATCGTGGTACCGACCCCATGCACCGCGATAATGTGGGCTTGCGAAAATGTATGCAGGAAGAAATTCCACTCATTTACTTTCATGGCGTTGTGCCCAGTAAATACTTAGCCGTATGGCCTGTATATATAATTGGCGACAACCCCGATGCACTGACCTTTAAAGTAGCGGCCGACGACCAGTATGAAATTGAATACGAAGAAAACGAGCTCAACGAAGAGAATAAATACCGACGGGCTTACATTACCTCAACCGTAAAAAGACGACTCCACCAGCGTGGATTCAGAGAGCGGGTTATGGCGGCCTACCAATCGCAGTGTGCCTTTTGCCAGTTAAAACATGAAGAGCTTTTGGATGCCGCTCATATTATCGGCGACAAAGAAGAGGAAGGGATTCCTTCGGTTAACAATGGTTTGGCCTTATGCAAGATTCATCACGCCGCTTTTGACCAACACATCATCGGCATTTCGCCAGATTACCAAATAAAAGTGAAAGAAGATGTACTACGTGAAAACGATGGGCCCATGCTGAAACACGGTATTCAGGAACTGCAAGACCAGAAATTAATATTGCCCAAATCTAAGAAAGCTTGGCCGAAGCAGGAGTTTTTGGATGTGAGGTATCAAGAGTTTAAGCAAATTTAA
- a CDS encoding phosphorothioated DNA-binding restriction endonuclease: MTEQEILNHFQSLTVWKSGDRRAPHKPLLVLLAIGYLQNEDKRLLPYKEVDPKLEELLTEFGTPRNSSGTQYPFWRLRKDDIWEVEREDELLVNASGDVRKTDLRNKDIRAGFKPEVYEFLKEHPSAVNKICSQLLDAHFPDTIHEDIIHETGLTLGEQVVSRKERDPQFRHNVLQAYQYRCAVCDFDVRMGAKTLCIEAAHIKWHSAGGPDEVNNGIALCTLHHKLFDLGAFTLDEDRQFLVSEKVVGTDGFDLWLGRFHGDQISKPVRAVYEPSVDYIVWNHEQVFKSPGRVC, encoded by the coding sequence ATGACCGAGCAAGAAATCCTAAATCATTTTCAATCGCTCACCGTCTGGAAAAGCGGTGACCGCCGGGCGCCCCACAAGCCCTTACTGGTGCTGTTAGCGATTGGATATTTGCAGAATGAGGATAAGCGACTGTTGCCGTATAAAGAGGTCGATCCCAAGCTCGAAGAATTGCTTACAGAATTCGGCACGCCGCGTAATTCTTCGGGTACGCAGTATCCATTTTGGAGGTTACGCAAAGATGATATCTGGGAAGTAGAGCGGGAAGATGAGTTATTGGTTAATGCCAGCGGAGATGTGAGGAAAACTGATTTACGGAATAAAGATATCCGGGCCGGATTCAAGCCGGAGGTGTATGAGTTTCTGAAAGAGCATCCGTCCGCAGTTAACAAGATCTGTTCGCAACTGCTTGATGCCCATTTTCCCGATACCATTCACGAAGATATTATCCATGAAACCGGACTAACACTCGGCGAGCAGGTGGTCAGCCGAAAGGAGCGCGATCCGCAGTTCAGGCACAATGTACTGCAGGCCTACCAGTATCGCTGCGCGGTCTGTGATTTCGACGTGCGGATGGGAGCGAAAACGCTCTGTATCGAGGCCGCACATATCAAATGGCACAGTGCCGGCGGACCGGATGAAGTGAATAACGGGATTGCCCTTTGCACCCTCCATCATAAACTGTTCGACCTGGGCGCCTTCACCCTTGACGAAGACCGGCAGTTCCTCGTATCAGAAAAGGTGGTGGGTACCGACGGTTTTGACCTGTGGCTGGGGCGATTTCATGGTGATCAGATCAGTAAACCGGTGCGGGCCGTATATGAGCCGAGCGTGGATTACATTGTCTGGAATCACGAGCAGGTGTTTAAGAGTCCGGGGCGGGTGTGTTAA
- a CDS encoding endonuclease domain-containing protein, protein MNNSNKSITELARELRNNPTRAERTLWKHLRKRRLNGYRFLRQNPIIYDQRNYRKDFFIADFYCAEKQLVVEVDGAYHKYQQQYDRNRDKVISALGIEVLRIQNQELQNIDLVKEKIIQRLEEL, encoded by the coding sequence ATGAACAATTCTAATAAATCCATCACCGAGCTTGCCCGGGAACTTCGCAACAATCCCACCCGGGCCGAACGCACTCTCTGGAAACACTTACGGAAACGCCGCCTTAACGGATACCGCTTTCTTCGACAGAACCCAATTATTTATGATCAACGTAATTACCGCAAAGATTTCTTCATCGCTGATTTTTATTGCGCCGAAAAGCAATTGGTTGTAGAAGTTGACGGAGCGTATCACAAATACCAGCAGCAATATGACCGCAACCGCGATAAGGTAATTTCGGCATTGGGAATAGAAGTTCTACGTATTCAAAACCAAGAGCTGCAAAATATTGATCTTGTGAAGGAGAAAATAATCCAGCGGTTAGAGGAACTTTGA
- a CDS encoding PAS domain-containing protein gives MATKKKIKDFTYPTPTNQKSPFRYDELFFSVTDPKSNITFANEVFVRVSKYNNDEIIGQLHKLIRHPDMPRAVFKIFWDYLKADKPVAAYVKNLAKDGSYYWVMALAFPCEGGYLSIRLKPGGPFFEKIKSYYAKTLAFEKKKESEVGKRKAMEASQEYLMDLLREEGFENYEEFMWNALQVEMHHRENTVGSSIEQINDGDADNIPPSLLKLEPILRDLVISLKKLKQIHEGLVEHSNYILKLARSILFMSLNAQVGSAKLDQDDVALSVIAESIGDQSKDGEEKLITMKGNIHNLSDLIGKLNFNIVSSKLQVEMTIEFLKEIDEGRYKDKNMEISSDEVLDILYDAFVPRLDTVAEHLGQLPEYLNNLTKDLENIDRFLVALRLIHTSGKIEVARLNDKTGSFTNTFKELIKEVETAQGHLDQLSSLVQKNRSTGAMCKRMQKKIDKLIQRVNGESA, from the coding sequence ATGGCTACTAAGAAAAAGATTAAAGATTTTACCTACCCTACCCCCACAAATCAAAAAAGTCCGTTCCGATATGATGAACTCTTCTTTTCGGTAACGGATCCTAAATCCAATATAACCTTTGCAAATGAGGTTTTTGTTCGGGTCAGCAAGTATAACAACGATGAAATTATCGGTCAGCTGCATAAGCTTATACGTCACCCTGATATGCCCCGGGCGGTTTTTAAGATTTTTTGGGACTATCTGAAAGCCGATAAGCCTGTGGCAGCTTATGTTAAAAACCTGGCCAAAGATGGCTCTTATTATTGGGTAATGGCGTTGGCATTTCCCTGTGAAGGGGGATATCTGTCCATCCGGTTAAAGCCTGGCGGACCATTTTTTGAAAAGATTAAAAGCTATTACGCAAAGACGCTTGCCTTCGAAAAGAAGAAAGAGTCCGAAGTTGGCAAAAGGAAGGCTATGGAGGCGTCGCAGGAGTATCTCATGGACCTGTTGCGTGAGGAGGGGTTTGAGAACTATGAGGAATTTATGTGGAATGCTTTGCAGGTTGAGATGCATCATCGGGAGAACACGGTGGGATCTTCTATTGAGCAGATTAATGATGGAGATGCAGATAATATTCCCCCGTCTTTACTAAAGTTGGAACCAATTTTGCGCGATCTGGTAATTTCCCTGAAAAAATTGAAGCAGATTCATGAGGGATTGGTCGAGCATTCCAATTATATCTTAAAGCTGGCGCGATCAATTCTGTTTATGTCGCTGAATGCCCAGGTGGGGTCGGCAAAACTGGATCAGGACGATGTTGCTCTCTCCGTTATTGCCGAAAGTATTGGCGATCAGTCAAAGGATGGAGAGGAAAAACTGATCACAATGAAAGGTAATATTCATAACCTGAGTGATCTCATTGGGAAATTGAATTTCAATATTGTGTCGTCGAAACTTCAGGTGGAGATGACGATTGAGTTTTTAAAGGAGATTGATGAGGGACGGTATAAGGATAAGAATATGGAGATATCGTCCGACGAAGTACTTGATATATTGTATGATGCGTTTGTGCCACGCCTTGATACAGTGGCCGAGCATTTGGGACAATTGCCGGAATATTTAAATAATCTTACCAAGGATCTTGAAAATATAGATCGGTTTTTGGTAGCCCTGCGGTTGATTCATACCAGTGGTAAAATTGAAGTGGCTCGGCTTAATGATAAAACGGGGTCTTTCACGAATACTTTTAAGGAGTTAATAAAAGAGGTGGAAACGGCGCAGGGGCATCTTGATCAATTGTCAAGCTTGGTCCAGAAAAATAGATCGACTGGTGCTATGTGCAAGAGAATGCAGAAAAAGATTGATAAGCTTATCCAACGGGTAAATGGCGAATCCGCTTAG